In the Mytilus trossulus isolate FHL-02 chromosome 1, PNRI_Mtr1.1.1.hap1, whole genome shotgun sequence genome, one interval contains:
- the LOC134697017 gene encoding uncharacterized protein LOC134697017 has protein sequence MSTETVIRKMEKVQGKLFIETEEDVINADGQGNLPFIIDDLVKTQSPEDARSKRVRKLTSGGQEMYEKDVGKYTAELIHYRKNLDILNKSYYSGELEISDVKLLPDRIRKELSKYQQISEKFIGFLNRYRTEESAREEATQKLIYKSIMSKAKTMLNEIDIKLHQSHSVKSIATGRQSKSSRSSSASSILIKQRAKMDAAKTNLRFVSQEAELERLQFELEEEELKTKAELLKKKVEAKLKMNILKSEKEVAIAEAEFNAVREEMEMEGSRSSGRSMASVVDPRQHVERYLQEQRELMKSGYTNPQQMHPPELNIHATPFEPKTEDIRQTNYEINNVSVANELSKFLLKKDLLMSRFMKFNDQAESYHVWKASFSNITEELSVNAREELDLLMKWLGPESSKHAESLRIANAKDPVKCLKRVWERLEERYGGPEMVETNVKSKLNKFPIITNKDHKKLYELSDILTEIESLKEDDRYAQLLSYFDTSLGVNTVITKLPYGIQNKWIDRAMRYKQNHNVLYPPFPFFVSFIREMCKQFNDPGFAFKEDTKPQQTKSYPNNNRYNNKVTARKTDVSQEKQFKTTGPTDKLTECPIHHSKHSLNNCRGFRQKSMNDRKKILRENNICYKCCESATHISRDCKESVTCKDCGSNRHSSAMHIDRYDKTTREIEPVSSHGGEEPLIQTVETKCTAICGEGFSGKSCSKVVLVKVYKKDEPEKYINLYALMDDQSNRTLGRTELFDALNIDSAVQPYTLSSCAGSVQKQGRLASGLVVEPIDGRVRMDLPTVIECNDIPETREEIPVPEITKYYEHLKRITLPPIDPEAHILLLIGRDLADAHHVYEQKTGAQNTPFAQRLSLGWVIIGEVCLGQTHKPNSKVNVCKTNILNNGRPTSFEVCKNVFNIKETVNTRNHQDTVEDQIFHRTKDDNKIGMSVEDHIFIDIMDKEFVKSETGNWSAPLPFRKNRPRLPDNRSQALRRARMLDQSLQKSTSKRQHFIEFMGNMFRNGHAEEAPTLEQNEECWYLPLFGVYHPKKKDKIRVVFDSSAKQDGISLNNVLLSGPDFTNSLVGVLLRFRKERIAVMADIEQMFYCFKVNSSHRNYLRFFWYKNNIPGEQLIEYRMCVHVFGNTPSPAIATYGLRKCVEKEPTENDVKEYVNRNFYVDDGLVNFTNEEEAVSVLKRTQQSLLENGKLKLHKIASNSEKVMNAFSPDELAKELKTLDLNKDELPIQHSLGMSWDLQQDSFTYKLSNEEKPITRRGVLSSINSLFDPLGFISPVILQGRILMRDIIAETTDWDLPLSNDIQQKWIEWRDSLRPIEQFSIRRTFVESSFCSSLDKQLHIFSDASEQAIASVAFLRTSDAEFSINTGFVFGKCKVAPKHGHTIPRLELCAAVMAVEIGEIICEHLDMNSAEIKYYTDSKVVLGYINNQVRRFQVYVANRVGKIRKASKPEQWTYVNTDHNPADIGTRLIFADQLQTSSWLTGPAFLQESDTLSHSIATPFPLINPNTDKELKTEIQVIKSVLKCDNLGSQRFNRFSNWWKLVRTISRLQRLASSYSHNKLKDNLESNELEAHRKAEIFIIKEVQKEDFGREIECLRNKRPLPNNSSVLSLSPVLDENGILRVGGRLRNAKITSKEKTPILISGKHHIATLLVRHYHNDVQHQGRHLTEGTIRSAGWWITGCKRLVSSIIFKCVKCRRLRGSLSEQKMADLPDVRLSPCAPFSFVGVDVFGPWNIVTRRTRGGAANSKRWAVLFTCLASRAVHIEVIEEMSSSSFVNALRRFYALRGKVQEFRSDRGSNFVGCTDALQIDALNVEDGEVRTLLNKNRTIWRFNTPHSSHMGGSWERMIGIARKILNNMLFDVRYKNLTHEVLTTFMAEVTAIMNARPIVPVSTDSDNPTILTPSLLLTQKTSDQEDSFENITSTACMYQSQWKYVQTLAEIFWKRWSREYLQTLQKRQKWKKEVTNLKQGDIILMREKDMVRSEWPIGTILRTFASENDNLIRKIEVRVIKQGKPVIYVRPITEIVKLLSE, from the coding sequence ATGAGCACAGAAACAGTAATACGTAAGATGGAAAAGGTTCAAGGCAAACTTTTTATCGAAACTGAAGAAGATGTAATAAACGCTGACGGTCAAGGCAACCTACCATTTATTATTGATGATTTAGTCAAAACACAATCACCAGAGGACGCAAGGTCAAAACGGGTGAGAAAGTTAACGTCTGGTGGGCAGGAAATGTATGAAAAAGACGTTGGAAAATACACTGCGGAGCTTATCCACTATAGGAAGAACTtggatattttaaacaaaagttaCTACTCAGGAGAACTAGAAATATCCGATGTTAAACTGTTACCAGACAGAATTAGAAAGGAACTgtcaaaatatcaacaaatttcagaaaaattcaTCGGCTTTCTGAACAGATACAGAACTGAAGAGAGCGCCCGGGAAGAGGCAACACAAAAATTAATCTACAAAAGTATTATGTCAAAGGCTAAAACCATGTTAAATGAGATCGACATTAAATTGCATCAGTCACACTCCGTCAAATCTATCGCTACTGGTAGACAATCTAAATCCTCTAGATCCTCCTCCGCAAGTTCAATACTAATTAAACAAAGAGCAAAAATGGATGCCGCTAAGACAAATCTACGCTTTGTTAGTCAAGAGGCAGAACTTGAAAGATTACAATTCGAGCTTGAAGAGgaagaacttaaaacaaaagcagaactattaaagaaaaaagtcgAAGCAAagttgaaaatgaatattttaaaatcagaaaaagaAGTTGCAATTGCTGAAGCTGAGTTTAATGCCGTCCGTGAAGAGATGGAGATGGAGGGATCACGTTCTAGTGGAAGATCTATGGCATCAGTTGTCGATCCTCGTCAGCACGTCGAGAGATATCTTCAGGAACAAAGGGAACTAATGAAATCCGGATATACAAACCCTCAACAAATGCACCCTCCAGAGCTCAACATTCACGCCACACCTTTTGAACCAAAGACCGAAGATATTAGACaaacaaattatgaaattaacaaCGTTTCCGTGGCAAACGAACTCTCAAAGTTCTTATTAAAGAAGGATTTGTTAATGTCtcgttttatgaaatttaacgACCAAGCAGAGTCTTATCACGTTTGGAAAGCTTCGTTTTCCAATATAACTGAAGAACTTAGCGTCAACGCGCGAGAAGAACTTGATTTATTGATGAAATGGCTTGGGCCAGAATCCTCAAAACATGCAGAAAGTCTGAGGATAGCCAATGCAAAAGACCCAGTAAAATGTCTAAAGCGAGTATGGGAGAGACTTGAAGAGAGATATGGCGGACCAGAAATGGTTGAAACgaatgtaaaatcaaaattgaacaaATTTCCAATAATTACCAACAAAGATCACAAGAAGTTATATGAACTTAGCGACATTTTAACAGAAATTGAATCCCTGAAGGAGGACGACAGATACGCACAGTTATTGTCTTACTTTGATACTTCGTTAGGCGTTAACACCGTGATAACTAAATTACCATATGGAATTCAGAACAAATGGATCGATAGAGCAATGCGATACAAGCAAAACCATAACGTACTGTATCCGCCATTTCCGTTTTTCGTCAGTTTCATCAGAGAAATGTGCAAACAATTCAATGACCCAGGATTTGCCTTTAAAGAAGACACAAAACCTCAACAAACAAAATCGTATCCTAACAACAATAGATATAACAACAAAGTCACAGCTAGAAAGACTGATGtatcacaagaaaaacagtttaAAACTACTGGTCCGACTGATAAACTTACAGAATGTCCTATTCACCATTCAAAACACTCTTTGAACAACTGTAGAGGATTCAGACAAAAAAGTATGAATGACCGAAAGAAAATTCTCCGTGAAAATAACATCTGTTATAAATGTTGCGAGTCAGCAACGCACATATCTCGAGATTGCAAGGAGTCCGTCACATGCAAAGATTGCGGAAGTAACCGTCATTCTTCAGCTATGCATATAGatagatatgataaaacaacaAGAGAAATAGAACCCGTGTCCTCTCATGGCGGGGAGGAACCATTGATTCAAACAGTAGAAACGAAGTGTACGGCAATTTGCGGAGAAGGATTTTCTGGAAAATCATGCTCAAAGGTGGTACTTGTCAAAGTTTATAAGAAAGACGAACCTGAGAAATACATAAATCTTTATGCTTTGATGGACGATCAAAGTAATCGTACGCTAGGCCGTACAGAGCTATTCGATGCACTGAATATAGACTCAGCTGTTCAACCTTACACTTTATCGTCCTGTGCAGGAAGTGTCCAGAAACAAGGCCGTCTTGCTAGCGGGTTAGTAGTAGAACCTATAGACGGGCGAGTAAGAATGGATTTACCTACTGTAATTGAATGCAACGACATTCCAGAAACAAGAGAAGAAATTCCAGTGCCAGAAATCACAAAATATTACGAACACTTGAAGCGTATTACATTACCGCCTATAGATCCTGAGGCACATATTCTCTTATTGATCGGCAGAGACTTGGCCGATGCACACCACGTCTATGAGCAAAAAACAGGAGCTCAAAACACGCCATTTGCACAACGACTCAGTTTGGGATGGGTCATTATCGGTGAAGTATGCTTAGGCCAAACGCACAAACCTAATTCGAAAGTAAACGTGTGTAAAACAAACATTCTAAACAATGGGAGGCCGACATCCTTTGAAGTATGTAAAAACGTCTTTAACATTAAAGAAACTGTCAACACACGCAATCACCAAGATACCGTGGAAGATCAGATTTTCCACAGAACAAAGGACGATAATAAGATTGGCATGTCCGTAGAAGACCATATATTTATAGACATCATGGACAAAGAATTTGTCAAAAGTGAAACAGGCAATTGGAGTGCTCCTCTACCGTTCCGGAAGAATAGACCTCGATTACCTGACAACAGATCTCAAGCATTAAGAAGGGCTAGAATGCTCGATCAATCTCTTCAGAAAAGTACGAGTAAGCGTCAGCATTTCATAGAATTCATGGGCAACATGTTTCGTAATGGTCATGCCGAAGAAGCTCCAACCTTAGAACAAAACGAGGAATGTTGGTATCTGCCTTTATTTGGAGTGTACCACCCTAAGAAAAAAGATAAGATAAGAGTTGTTTTCGATTCTTCGGCTAAACAGGATGGCATATCCTTAAATAATGTTCTACTCTCTGGACCGGATTTTACAAATAGTTTGGTTGGAGTATTGCTTAGATTCAGAAAAGAGAGAATCGCTGTAATGGCCGACATAGAGcaaatgttttactgttttaaGGTAAACAGTTCACACCGTAACTATTTGCGATTCTTTTGGTACAAGAACAACATTCCTGGAGAGCAACTTATCGAATACAGAATGTGTGTTCACGTCTTTGGAAACACACCGTCTCCAGCAATTGCCACCTACGGTCTACGGAAGTGTGTTGAAAAAGAACCAACAGAGAACGATGTCAAAGAATACGTAAATAGGAACTTTTATGTGGATGACGGACTCGTTAATTTCACGAATGAGGAAGAAGCTGTCAGTGTCCTTAAGAGGACTCAACAATCTCTACTTGAAAACGGAAAATTGAAACTTCATAAAATTGCATCGAACAGTGAAAAAGTAATGAACGCCTTCAGTCCAGATGAGTTGGCTAAAGAGCTGAAAACCTTAGATCTAAACAAAGATGAGCTACCTATTCAGCACAGTCTTGGTATGAGTTGGGACTTGCAACAGGACTCGTTTACTTACAAATTATCAAATGAAGAGAAACCCATAACACGTAGAGGTGTGTTATCATCAATAAATAGCTTGTTCGACCCATTAGGGTTTATCTCCCCTGTCATTCTACAAGGTAGAATTCTTATGAGAGACATCATTGCCGAAACAACTGACTGGGACTTACCACTATCTAATGATATTCAGCAAAAATGGATCGAATGGAGAGACTCTTTAAGGCCAATAGAACAATTTTCGATACGAAGAACATTTGTAGAATCGTCATTCTGTTCAAGCTTGGACAAACAGTTACATATTTTCTCGGACGCCTCAGAACAGGCAATAGCAAGTGTAGCTTTTTTGAGAACATCTGACGCAGAGTTTTCTATCAACACCGGTTTCGTATTTGGGAAATGCAAAGTGGCGCCCAAACATGGCCATACAATACCACGATTAGAACTATGTGCCGCAGTTATGGCTGTTGAAATAGGAGAAATAATCTGTGAACATCTAGATATGAACTCGGCTGAGATAAAGTACTATACAGATAGTAAGGTAGTGTTAGGTTACATTAACAACCAGGTTAGACGTTTTCAAGTCTATGTTGCAAACCGAGTTGGTAAAATTAGGAAAGCTTCAAAACCGGAACAATGGACGTATGTGAATACTGATCATAATCCGGCCGATATTGGAACAAGACTTATATTCGCGGATCAGCTACAAACTAGTTCTTGGCTTACAGGACCCGCATTTTTACAGGAATCTGACACGCTTAGTCATAGTATAGCTACTCCGTTTCCTCTCATTAATCCTAACACTGACAAAGAATTGAAAACAGAAATACAAGTCATCAAATCTGTCTTAAAATGTGACAACCTTGGGTCACAAAGATTCAACCGTTTCTCCAATTGGTGGAAATTAGTTCGTACCATTTCACGCTTACAGCGACTTGCTAGTAGTTACTCACACAACAAATTAAAGGACAATTTGGAGTCAAACGAGCTTGAAGCTCATCGAAAAGCCgaaatttttatcattaaagaaGTTCAAAAGGAGGACTTTGGAAGAGAAATCGAGTGTCTCAGGAATAAAAGGCCTCTGCCTAACAACAGTTCCGTCTTATCGTTGAGTCCCGTCTTGGACGAAAATGGAATTTTGAGAGTAGGTGGAAGACTTCGTAATGCTAAAATCacatcaaaagaaaaaacaccGATCCTTATTTCTGGAAAACATCATATTGCTACTTTGCTTGTCCGTCACTACCATAACGATGTACAACATCAAGGGAGACATCTTACTGAAGGTACTATTCGATCTGCTGGGTGGTGGATTACAGGCTGCAAACGACTGGTCTCatctataatttttaaatgCGTAAAATGTCGACGACTTCGAGGTTCGTTGAGTGAACAGAAAATGGCCGATTTACCAGACGTAAGATTATCGCCATGCGCACCGTTCAGTTTTGTTGGTGTAGATGTATTTGGACCATGGAACATAGTAACAAGACGCACTAGAGGAGGCGCAGCAAATTCCAAAAGATGGGCAGTGCTATTTACATGCTTGGCATCTAGAGCTGTCCATATAGAGGTGATAGAAGAAATGAGCTCCTCTTCTTTCGTCAACGCTCTACGCAGATTCTATGCACTTCGAGGCAAAGTGCAAGAGTTCCGTTCCGATAGAGGTTCAAACTTTGTTGGATGTACCGACGCCCTGCAAATCGATGCTTTAAACGTTGAAGATGGCGAAGTAAGAACACTTCTCAACAAGAATAGAACAATATGGAGGTTTAATACACCTCACTCTTCTCACATGGGTGGTTCATGGGAGCGAATGATTGGAATAGCTCGtaaaattctaaataacatGCTTTTTGACGTGAGATACAAGAATTTGACTCATGAAGTTTTAACAACATTTATGGCAGAGGTAACAGCCATTATGAACGCCCGACCGATTGTACCAGTCTCAACTGATTCTGACAATCCTACAATTCTGACACCTTCTCTTTTATTAACTCAGAAAACATCTGATCAGGAAGATagctttgaaaatattacatcaaCTGCATGTATGTACCAATCACAATGGAAATATGTTCAGACATTAGCTGAGATATTTTGGAAACGTTGGAGTAGGGAATATCTGCAAACACTACAAAAGAGACAAAAGTGGAAAAAGGAAGTGACAAATTTGAAACAAGGAGACATTATTCTTATGCGAGAAAAAGACATGGTTAGGTCCGAATGGCCAATTGGAACAATATTAAGAACATTCGCCAGCGAGAATGACAATCTTATAAGGAAAATAGAAGTGAGAGTTATTAAACAAGGAAAACCAGTTATCTATGTCCGTCCGATAACAGAGATTGTGAAACTTTTGTCTGAGTGA
- the LOC134697024 gene encoding serine-rich adhesin for platelets-like, producing MIDVRVIVILVLLTCPLVSMSPLRGEGENGEQCPGNYCSMFEGICKNGGTCISIGCKGECECTKDFTGHNCEVPITALTTLAPKKETEAPKKKETKPTTDNTNEKMSVILSLFRMMSHPRPKVTNHIVKKKIVIKVSNKKDSDKDSHSIDRTRENFPSRFEPLSEKKQDESSNDKDSSDRQKESQRTKQINKSNTQDNGGESESKSLITEKVDKTIVSTSESVVKNDIFTVAKKISDKHTPELSLTTSNTLKIINTTPTTTTQSTFAAIQEQTVAQVSPLLSTTNSGSITTIQSTPSSIITTPDKVVIEKRVNEDTLTFSGKTRKVVPKVFHAPQWRSLSQETTTVNPDVLLDGKINEQQNHSSLNNSDILAHLANAGDKVLSSTTLSNMYLTHTLLSKSRIFVSTVPNKTIRPESTKKPSVDNASTQSQVQINGGENKQSAVKERSTSIDLAKEEIALAAKRIVIANSFVVTTTSLPTKSIKAGNLGNLVTRTQPPYVKSTSHMLKQGTQNMSTKTSTILPITNNLSTTTNIGILGNSPTTVMMSTTKSPSKLRLRKSLLSHNSGDIQNHKRINY from the coding sequence ATGATAGACGTACGTGTAATTGTGATCCTTGTTCTCCTTACCTGTCCGCTAGTTAGTATGTCACCCTTAAGAGGGGAAGGTGAAAATGGTGAACAGTGTCCGGGTAATTATTGCTCAATGTTTGAAGGAATTTGTAAAAATGGTGGTACTTGTATAAGTATTGGATGTAAAGGTGAATGTGAGTGTACAAAAGACTTTACTGGACATAATTGTGAAGTTCCAATCACCGCTTTAACAACATTAGCTCCAAAAAAGGAGACTGAAGCTCCTAAAAAGAAGGAAACAAAACCGACTACTgacaatacaaatgaaaaaatgagtGTCATATTATCGTTATTCCGTATGATGTCTCATCCAAGACCAAAAGTAACGAATCATATcgtgaagaaaaaaattgtcattaaagtgagCAACAAAAAAGATAGTGATAAGGATTCACATTCAATTGATCGCACACGAGAAAATTTCCCATCCAGGTTTGAGCCACTATCAGAGAAGAAGCAAGACGAGTCATCAAACGACAAAGATTCTTCAGATCGTCAAAAGGAAAGCCAAAGGAcgaaacaaataaacaaaagtaacaccCAGGATAATGGAGGTGAATCCGAAAGCAAATCGCTTATCACAGAAAAGGTCGACAAAACAATAGTTTCTACAAGTGAATCTGTTGTAAAGAATGACATTTTTACGGTAGCAAAGAAAATATCTGATAAGCATACACCAGAACTATCTTTAACGACGTCGAAtacattaaaaatcataaacacTACCCCAACAACAACGACGCAATCAACTTTTGCTGCAATACAAGAACAAACTGTTGCGCAAGTCAGCCCGCTTTTATCAACAACAAATTCAGGCTCAATAACAACAATTCAAAGTACCCCTTCATCAATAATTACAACTCCTGATAAGGTCGTGATAGAAAAACGTGTTAATGAAGACACGCTGACATTTAGTGGAAAGACAagaaaagttgtgccaaaagtATTCCATGCACCGCAATGGCGATCTCTCTCACAGGAAACAACAACAGTTAATCCAGATGTTCTACTAGATGGAAAAATAAACGAACAACAAAATCATTCGTCTTTGAATAATTCAGACATTCTGGCACACTTGGCAAATGCTGGAGATAAAGTTTTGAGCTCGACAACCTTATCGAATATGTATCTTACTCATACACTTCTGAGTAAATCACGAATTTTTGTTTCGACTGTTCCAAATAAGACAATAAGACCGGAAAGCACTAAGAAACCTTCGGTAGACAATGCAAGTACACAAAGTCAAGTTCAAATTAATGGTGGGGAAAATAAACAATCAGCAGTAAAGGAGAGAAGTACTTCTATTGATCTGGCTAAAGAAGAAATTGCATTGGCTGCTAAAAGAATTGTAATTGCAAATAGTTTTGTGGTGACCACAACGTCATTACCAACAAAATCGATAAAAGCGGGAAATTTAGGAAATTTAGTCACTAGAACACAACCCCCTTACGTCAAATCAACGTCACATATGTTAAAACAAGGCACACAAAATATGTCAACTAAAacaagtacaatattaccaatAACGAATAATTTATCAACAACGACAAATATTGGTATTTTAGGCAACTCGCCAACAACAGTCATGATGTCCACAACGAAATCTCCGTCAAAACTAAGATTAAGAAAATCTCTTCTTTCGCACAATTCTGGggatattcaaaatcataaacgGATAAACTACTAG